In one window of Flavobacterium ginsengisoli DNA:
- a CDS encoding S41 family peptidase, with protein sequence MRRKLQLQFLICQNCFKLKTIFYFIILSSIQSLFAQTETEDVLNGIWKMRGYGKIITINDTAVNSYETTSISCTLSSQLKRNDILQLGTIKRVDQNLLTITQGIKIYTLDKISELPNTAECNVAKLEDPNYNFDVFWNMMNENYPFFSERKMDWLSIKEKYSGKIKNKTQLRHTLKSIIKQLNDGHTTLIVPKKNSAFPHYRTNHKTAVLENEILGRYVKNPIRFGTSIKGNGLLNYGITENNIGYIQINNMLFFSDKYKNPDALSGYDYLFGYLNASESNPNHFEDEKSGIRTLMGKIIKELQGTNAVIIDLRFNSGGYDLVSLEILRHFIAEETKLYSKKAKLLNGYTEPEFVSILPADTTYNKPVFLLTSHQTASAPEVLSLGSIAIQNITRIGSNTEGIFSDILEKKLPNGWILNLSNEIYQDINGTCYESIGIPPNKKINYSHNENVFIRKLKKKIDNGDEAIEMVFKLIDK encoded by the coding sequence ATGAGAAGAAAACTACAATTGCAATTTCTAATTTGTCAAAATTGTTTCAAATTAAAAACTATTTTCTATTTTATTATCTTATCTTCGATCCAAAGCCTGTTTGCTCAAACAGAAACTGAAGATGTTCTAAATGGCATCTGGAAAATGAGAGGATATGGAAAAATTATAACTATTAATGACACCGCAGTAAACAGCTACGAAACAACATCTATTTCATGTACACTAAGTTCTCAATTGAAAAGAAATGATATTTTGCAATTGGGAACTATTAAAAGAGTGGATCAAAATTTGCTTACCATTACGCAGGGTATCAAAATATACACACTAGATAAAATAAGTGAACTGCCAAACACCGCTGAATGTAATGTAGCAAAACTCGAGGACCCTAATTATAATTTTGATGTTTTTTGGAATATGATGAATGAAAATTATCCTTTTTTTAGCGAGCGAAAAATGGATTGGCTCAGCATAAAGGAAAAATATTCAGGCAAAATCAAAAATAAAACTCAGTTACGTCATACTTTGAAAAGTATAATCAAACAGTTAAATGATGGGCATACAACCTTGATTGTACCTAAAAAAAATAGTGCATTTCCCCATTACAGAACAAATCATAAAACAGCCGTTTTAGAAAATGAAATTTTAGGACGTTATGTCAAGAATCCAATAAGATTTGGAACGAGTATTAAGGGTAATGGTCTGTTAAACTATGGAATCACTGAAAATAATATAGGTTATATACAGATAAACAATATGTTGTTTTTTTCTGATAAGTACAAAAATCCTGATGCACTTTCAGGATATGATTATTTATTCGGTTACCTGAACGCATCCGAAAGTAATCCTAATCATTTTGAAGATGAAAAAAGCGGAATTAGAACGCTAATGGGGAAAATCATCAAAGAGTTACAGGGAACAAATGCCGTAATTATAGATTTGCGTTTCAATTCAGGAGGCTATGATTTGGTGTCATTAGAAATACTAAGGCATTTTATTGCCGAAGAAACTAAATTATATTCCAAAAAAGCCAAGTTGTTAAACGGTTATACAGAACCGGAGTTTGTTTCTATTTTACCTGCTGACACAACATATAATAAACCAGTTTTTCTTCTCACAAGCCATCAGACTGCCAGCGCTCCGGAAGTATTATCTCTTGGTTCAATTGCAATACAAAATATTACGCGCATAGGATCTAATACTGAAGGTATATTTTCTGATATTTTAGAAAAAAAATTGCCTAATGGCTGGATATTGAACCTTTCCAATGAAATTTACCAAGATATTAATGGAACTTGTTATGAAAGCATAGGAATTCCCCCAAATAAAAAAATAAACTATTCCCATAACGAAAATGTCTTTATTAGAAAATTAAAGAAAAAAATAGATAATGGAGATGAAGCTATTGAAATGGTGTTTAAATTGATTGACAAATAA